A stretch of the Erwinia pyrifoliae DSM 12163 genome encodes the following:
- the ptrR gene encoding putrescine utilization regulator PtrR, whose amino-acid sequence MDLTQLEIFCAIAEQGSVTAAAEKLHRVPSNISTRLKQLEEELGCALFRREKLRLHITDSGRTFLAYSRRILALSEEAKQSVSGQRPDGVFTLGAIESTAAVRLPPLIARYHQRWPQVGLDLSTGPSGDMIDGVLAGRYSAAFVDGPPKHPQLEGIPVFAEDLVLIGALNHPPVYDASGISGSTIYAFRANCSYRRLFENWFARTHAVPGKIFEMESYHGILACVSAGAGLALIPASMLESMPGRDSVNAWSLSEGMGQIAIWLVWRKGTRSANLQAMKALLTED is encoded by the coding sequence ATGGATCTGACCCAGCTGGAAATATTTTGTGCGATTGCAGAACAGGGCAGCGTTACTGCGGCAGCGGAGAAGCTGCATCGGGTGCCATCTAATATCTCTACCCGCCTGAAACAGCTGGAGGAAGAACTTGGCTGCGCGCTGTTCCGGCGCGAAAAGCTGCGTCTGCATATCACCGACAGCGGCAGAACGTTTCTCGCTTACAGCCGGCGTATTCTGGCATTGTCTGAAGAGGCGAAGCAGAGCGTTTCTGGCCAGCGCCCCGACGGCGTTTTCACGCTGGGGGCGATTGAAAGCACCGCTGCCGTCAGGCTGCCACCGCTTATTGCGCGCTATCACCAGCGCTGGCCGCAGGTCGGGCTGGATCTTTCCACCGGGCCCTCGGGCGACATGATTGACGGCGTGCTGGCGGGCCGGTACAGCGCGGCCTTTGTTGACGGCCCTCCGAAGCATCCGCAGCTGGAAGGTATACCGGTTTTCGCCGAGGATCTGGTGCTGATCGGCGCGCTGAATCATCCGCCGGTTTACGATGCCTCCGGCATTTCCGGTTCTACCATTTATGCCTTTCGCGCCAACTGCTCCTACCGACGCCTGTTCGAAAACTGGTTTGCGCGCACCCATGCGGTTCCCGGAAAAATTTTCGAGATGGAGTCATATCACGGCATTCTTGCCTGCGTCAGCGCCGGTGCCGGACTGGCGCTGATACCGGCCAGCATGCTGGAAAGCATGCCCGGGCGGGACAGCGTTAACGCCTGGTCTCTCAGCGAAGGAATGGGGCAGATTGCCATCTGGCTGGTATGGCGCAAGGGCACGCGCTCTGCCAATTTACAGGCAATGAAAGCGCTGCTGACTGAAGATTGA
- a CDS encoding NAD-dependent succinate-semialdehyde dehydrogenase, translating to MMKNVSSAVAVSRNPATGEVFARYPFATIAEVDSALALTNGAFQYWRHSAMSDRVQLLCNVADALRQQARELAEMMTSEMGKPVDQGLAEVEKSARLCEWYAGHGPAFLQREPTLVEGNKAFVDYLPLGPVLSVMPWNFPVWQVLRGAVPILLAGNSYLLKPAPNVMGCALLLQQILTRVGVPEGLFAVVNADNDGVAQAINDRRIAAVTVTGSVRAGAAIAALSGAAIKKCVLELGGSDAFIVLADADIDAAVKGAIAGRFMNNGQLCISAKRIIVEAPVFDAFRDKFVSAVKEMKIGDPRESGTWIGPMARYDLRDELDSQVQATLKEGATLLLGGHVLPGEGNYYAPTVLSDVKPGMTSFAQELFGPVASLIQADNAEHAVAMANDSEFGLGGSMWSRDLAVAQKLASRIETGGVFINSPSFSDPRVPIGGVKKSGFGRELSHFGLREFTNTQTVWMEE from the coding sequence ATGATGAAAAACGTTTCTTCTGCTGTAGCGGTTTCCCGCAATCCGGCCACGGGTGAGGTGTTTGCCCGTTATCCTTTTGCAACCATCGCCGAGGTTGACAGCGCGCTGGCGTTAACCAATGGTGCATTTCAATACTGGCGTCACAGCGCAATGAGCGATCGCGTTCAGCTGCTGTGCAACGTTGCGGACGCCCTGCGTCAGCAGGCGAGAGAGCTGGCGGAGATGATGACCAGTGAAATGGGCAAGCCTGTCGATCAGGGGCTGGCCGAAGTCGAGAAAAGTGCCAGACTGTGCGAATGGTACGCTGGGCATGGCCCGGCTTTCCTTCAGCGTGAGCCGACCCTGGTCGAGGGTAACAAAGCCTTTGTCGACTATCTGCCGCTGGGTCCGGTTCTGTCGGTGATGCCGTGGAACTTCCCCGTCTGGCAGGTGCTGCGCGGCGCGGTACCGATCCTGCTGGCCGGTAACAGCTACCTGTTGAAACCGGCACCGAATGTGATGGGATGTGCGCTGTTGCTGCAGCAAATCCTGACCCGTGTCGGCGTGCCGGAAGGGCTTTTTGCGGTGGTGAATGCGGATAATGACGGCGTGGCGCAGGCGATTAACGATCGGCGTATTGCTGCCGTGACCGTGACCGGCAGCGTGCGCGCCGGTGCGGCGATTGCAGCCCTGTCCGGTGCAGCGATAAAAAAATGCGTGCTGGAGCTGGGCGGTTCTGATGCCTTTATCGTGCTGGCTGATGCGGATATTGATGCTGCGGTAAAAGGGGCGATTGCGGGCCGCTTTATGAATAACGGTCAGCTGTGTATTTCCGCGAAGCGCATCATTGTTGAAGCGCCGGTGTTCGACGCGTTCCGGGATAAGTTCGTCAGTGCCGTCAAAGAGATGAAAATAGGCGACCCGCGCGAATCCGGCACCTGGATCGGCCCGATGGCGCGTTACGATCTGCGCGATGAGCTGGATTCTCAGGTACAGGCCACGCTGAAAGAGGGGGCTACCCTGCTGCTCGGCGGCCATGTTCTGCCGGGCGAGGGTAACTATTATGCGCCGACGGTGCTTAGTGACGTGAAGCCGGGTATGACCAGTTTTGCACAAGAACTGTTTGGTCCGGTGGCTTCGCTGATTCAGGCCGACAATGCTGAACATGCGGTGGCGATGGCGAATGACTCGGAGTTCGGCCTCGGCGGCAGCATGTGGAGCCGCGATCTTGCCGTAGCGCAGAAACTGGCGTCACGCATCGAAACCGGCGGTGTCTTTATTAACTCACCGAGTTTCTCCGATCCGCGTGTTCCGATTGGTGGCGTGAAGAAAAGCGGCTTTGGTCGTGAGCTGTCTCATTTTGGCCTGCGCGAGTTTACCAATACTCAGACGGTGTGGATGGAAGAATAA
- a CDS encoding helix-turn-helix domain-containing protein: MLVADIIKAGEALTAVAPFLAGITDKRQHAEALEFVEHLLLNDPENPLLDLVCAKITAYEDTAPEFAEFNAQLAAMPAGVAMIRLLLDQHDLTLSDLPEIGSKSMVSRVLNGERKLTLEHAKKLATRFAISPALFID, from the coding sequence ATGCTCGTAGCCGACATCATCAAAGCCGGAGAGGCTTTAACCGCCGTTGCCCCTTTCCTTGCGGGTATTACTGACAAACGGCAACATGCAGAGGCGCTGGAATTTGTGGAGCACCTTTTACTTAACGACCCGGAAAACCCACTTTTAGATCTGGTTTGTGCCAAAATCACGGCTTACGAAGACACAGCGCCCGAATTCGCAGAATTTAATGCACAGCTGGCAGCCATGCCGGCAGGCGTTGCTATGATCCGTTTGCTGCTCGATCAGCACGATTTAACGTTATCCGATTTACCCGAAATCGGTAGCAAATCGATGGTTTCCCGCGTACTCAATGGCGAGCGTAAACTGACCCTGGAACATGCCAAAAAGTTAGCAACGCGGTTTGCCATATCTCCGGCGTTGTTCATCGATTAA
- a CDS encoding type II toxin-antitoxin system HigB family toxin, with product MHLISRSMIKDATDKYPQHSRELLALMIAIEKGYFKAPEALKAAFPSLDNLKYLDKHYVINIGRNDLRLVALVFFESQKFYVRHVFTHKEYDVFTALHRTKGKK from the coding sequence ATGCACTTGATAAGCCGTAGCATGATTAAGGATGCCACTGATAAGTACCCGCAGCATTCCAGGGAACTCCTGGCTCTGATGATCGCTATTGAAAAAGGGTACTTTAAGGCTCCCGAAGCGTTAAAGGCGGCGTTTCCATCACTGGACAATCTGAAATATTTAGATAAGCACTACGTTATCAATATTGGCCGCAATGACTTGCGTTTAGTTGCGCTGGTATTTTTTGAGTCTCAAAAATTTTATGTAAGACATGTGTTTACCCACAAAGAGTACGACGTATTTACAGCGTTACATCGCACAAAGGGGAAAAAATAA
- a CDS encoding VF530 family DNA-binding protein — protein sequence MANHSSKDPLHGVTLEALLNMLVARFGWEQLAKRININCFKSDPSIKSSLKFLRRTPWARKEVEDLYIASLKDDHSAKPEMPTDNPWNSRQRKS from the coding sequence ATGGCCAATCACTCTTCAAAAGACCCGCTACATGGCGTTACGCTGGAAGCGTTACTCAATATGCTGGTCGCGCGTTTTGGCTGGGAGCAGCTGGCAAAGCGCATCAATATTAACTGCTTTAAGAGCGACCCCAGCATTAAATCCAGCCTGAAATTCCTGCGCCGAACGCCGTGGGCGCGCAAAGAGGTAGAAGATCTCTATATTGCCTCGCTGAAGGATGACCACAGTGCAAAACCGGAGATGCCAACAGACAATCCCTGGAACAGTCGGCAGCGCAAAAGCTGA
- a CDS encoding type II toxin-antitoxin system RelE family toxin: MTYKLKFVPSAEKEWKRLGHPVREQFKKKLAERLENPRVPSAQLHGRKDQYKIKLKSAGYRLVYLVQEHTITIMVMGIGKREGNQIYSDTENRLP, translated from the coding sequence ATGACTTATAAACTCAAGTTTGTCCCTTCCGCAGAGAAGGAATGGAAAAGGCTCGGGCACCCTGTCAGGGAGCAGTTCAAAAAAAAGCTTGCTGAACGCCTGGAAAACCCCCGAGTGCCTTCAGCACAGCTTCATGGTCGTAAAGATCAGTACAAAATTAAGCTAAAGTCTGCCGGTTACAGGCTGGTTTATCTGGTCCAGGAGCACACCATTACGATAATGGTTATGGGCATTGGCAAACGTGAAGGTAATCAGATTTACTCTGATACAGAGAACCGGCTTCCCTGA